The DNA sequence cactaaaaaaaaaaagacttctttGCATATAAAATCGCTTCCCCTCTTACTAATTTTTCAAATGCTTTcactgaaaagaagaaaaaaatatgggCATGTTATCAAAACATGTTCCCATTGTATTTGGACTGCACCACTCGAATCAATCACAGCACATTACATCACAAGACTTGATGATGACACAAATAGAAATCAGAGATCGgaattccatgttttttttcctcaagatTACAACTGCTTTATTTTCTTTCTGATTCAAGTGATTGCTACAGAGAGGCTAAAACGTGAAATGTTCTATGCTAATGCTTTATTCGCCTTATGGTGGGTCCACAGAAGAGTGCCGAGGAGTGACCACAGTGGACCTGATGAAAAGAGAAGGCAGCAGCCTTGGCCTCACCATCTCCGGGGGCTCCGATAAGGACGGCAAGCCCAGAGTGTCAAATCTACGTCCAGGTGGGCTGGCTGCCAGGTGAGATCTGCTTGCACACCGTGATGCGGCTGAGCGGACGCTGTCTGCATCACTTAGCTCCGCTTCTACAAACATGCTTATGTTGCAAACCTACATTAGCTCACCTGCAGGACTTTACTGTTGTGTTAAGTCAGCTTGATGCCAACAGAGATTTCTCCAAGAAATGCCCTTGTTATTTTATAATGGAGCGCTGAATAGCCAAGTGAACAAAATTTTTGCTTCCTGTCTgttgatgaaaaaaataaaataatcaatcaTCATAATAGTGATACtgacaataaaaaatatttactgAAAATCAACAATTGAAGAGCAAATACTACTTTGAATTGTGTTTAAAcagaattgtttttaaaaataagcttACAGTTATCAAAGCCAAAGCCTGGGGAAAGGTCTGATCtactggataaaaaaaaacaaaataaaagactTCTCATCCCGTCTCGCTAAATAATCACTCCAAGCGGTTCCCCTAAATGTCCAGCATTATGACTACCCGTTTTTCCTAAAATCAACCACGGGAGAGCAAAATGtcgtagacaaaaaaaaaaaaaatcacattttgcgATGATTAAGCAGCGTGTGACATGCTTGGTGGATGTGTGAGCTAATTTACTGAGTGGAGAGTCATGCGAGCAGACAGGAGAGAGACTGGCAGTGACATTGTGTGATGAGAGGCGACTGGATGACAGGGCCAGTCAGCTCTGCTTGTtagcgtgcctgcctgcctgtagcGTCCATCGGCAACGGCCCGGAGGTGAGACaggaaaaagggtcagaatcatTCAATTAATTAGTCCTGCAATGAGTGGCAAGATGACATTCTTGGGGTTGACATTTTGGAAATTTGTCAATTTTCAAACGAGATGTTTTTAATTTTCTCCTCCCTCCAGAAGTGACCAGCTGAATGTAGGAGACCACATTAAGTCAGTGAATGGCATCAACTTGTCCAAACTTCGTCACGATGAGATTATCAGCCTGCTAAAGAACATCGGGGAGCGAGTTGTCCTGGAGGTGGAGTACGAGCTGCCTCCGTTACGTACGTCAAGTCTACCCGCACTTGCACTTAGAAGTGGATATCAAAATTCAACCCCTCACTGTTCAAATCCAAgattttgtcataaaaaaatgagaccaagataGATCAATCTTTTCCATCATTACTGTTGAACTCTaattaattctttttttaatcaattcaaGAGAGGAAAGAAAACTCAGGAGAATCAGTTTCATCTATTCTTCAACTGAAACTGGGGCTTTAATTATGGAGGGAAGAATTATGAACTTTCAACTCAAGTCAATGTTGGCACAAAACTTATGACCCTGTACCGTGATAGGCCATGTTGAAAAAAGTTTGCACTGATTTATCTTGGTCacaaaacctggcatttgaacagagTTTTATTTTATATCCACTGCATGTACCGACTGTATTTCATGTCTTGTAAATGTTGATTCTAATCCAGTCCAATTTATTTTCCTCTAACAGTCCAGACTCCGCCAGGAGTCATAAGCAAAACCACAGAGGTGTGTTTGCTCAAAGAGGGCAACAGTTTTGGCTTTGTCATGCGAGGTACGTCACTGACCGTCTCATTGCGTTAGTCTTAAAGAGAATTGATGTATAGTTCTTCTGGTCTTCACAAGGGGGCTTTCATGAGGACTGGCGCAAGTCTCGTCCTCTGGTGGTGACCCACGTCAGGGCAGGGGGTCCTGCTGACAGGTATGGACAACAGTAGTATTACATCTCTGCGCTTTTGGTGCATTATTTGCCCTTACTGGTTATTAATGACAGATTTTAAGTAGAACTAACTGGCCTCTCCCTGAGATGGACAAAAATGGGTGGATTTTGCTTACTTCATATTCATCAAAAGCAATATTAAATCagaatgtttagactagaggggcTGCAAAGAACATATTGTGAAGAATATTTTTGACTTGATTGCCCCTTACAGAAAAAAATCTTACCTCACAAATTATGTGAACGCTGATGAGCTCACAGGAAGAATTAAATCTGTTGTAGGAATGCTTGGCGACAAGTGTTTACGCTGATTAATTGTGGAAGAGCATTTAATTGTTCCGCCTTTGACCATGTGCCGCTGGCACTGATAGATGAATAAAGATTAAAAAAGTAATACTTTTTTTCACAACAGTGAAGTGAAATTGGAGGATTACCAACCTACTGAGCTCTATACTGGGCATCACTGAGACAAATGAAGGCTGTCCAGTGGGACATGGAGAATCGTGACAACCATGCCTTTCGAGCTTCTTGTCTCTGCTCACCCCTGCGTGAAAGAAGCATACACAACACGTGTGGCTTCTCTAAAACCAGAAAGGCCACGGCTTATCCTCAGGCAAACATTGTACATTTTCTTCATGAAATGAGGCTGCACCAAAACGTTTGGTCCAACTTAAGCTCATCTCGCCTTCATCTCACCTGGGAGGGAACGCTCACGTAGAACTCTTCAATGATTTAGCATGACGGGTGTCGGGACACTTGCATCTCGCCACTGATGTTTTCCCTCTCTTGTCTTTCTCTAGGGAGGGCACGGTAAAGGCTGGCGACAGAATCCTGAGCATAGACGGCATGCCTTTAAACCGTGAGAAGCATGCTGACGCGTTGACCACGCTGATGCAGAGCAGCCAGGAAGCCTTGTTCCTGATTGAGTATGACATCTCTGTCATgggtgagcacacacacacggggaaTATGTGGAGGCATGGTAGGGCAGCGGTGCTCTGAGGGTAAATAATGTGGCCGTTTGGCTCCGTGGACGCAAGTGAGGCTCGGTGCTGGAGATGCCACCAGGGGAGTCGCTCGGGCCCGAGAGCAACAGGGAAAGCGTGGATGGATTACCGTCACGTGTTGCTGGCTCGCTCTCTCACTTCCCCTGTACAACCTATTTGCTTTGTTAACAAGCATGTTTTCCCAACATGACCTATATAAAAATGCTGGATATGAACAGTTGACAAGCATTATGTGCCTCCAAGCTCCAGTGGTGCTGCGGTGGCAAGATGTCAAGCTGCACCCCACTGCTGAATGAAACATAAGAATGTAGTTTTTAAGCACACATGATTTTAGTTTCAATAGCGAGTCATGGGCATTTGGTCTTCTTCTCCAGGCTGGATTTAATGTTTTGAATGTGTGTTACTTGTTGCAGAAGCAGTGCAACAGGCCTCGGGTCCTCTGCTAGTGGAGATAGTTAAAGGGGTCTCCTCCAGTCTGGGCCTTAGCCTCACCACATCCATATACAGGAATAAGCAAGTTATCATCATCGACAAGATCAAGGCGGCCAGCGTGGCCGAAAGGTGAAGCTACCTCATCGACAGACATGAAAAAATATTCCCAGATTTATTATCGGCTCTGTCATCCTGTCAGGTGTGGCGCGCTGCACCCAGGCGACGCCTTGCTGACTATCGATGGAACCAGTACTGAACACTGCTCTCTGATGGAGGCCTTGCAGCTTCTGGGGAACGCCACTGAGGTTGTCAAACTGGAAATTCTACCATCCAGTCAGAGCCGGCTGCCTGTCCGGCCACAAGACACAGGTGAGGCTATCGTGTGTTCCCGCTTATTAGGGGATGGGGATGTATTTAGAATTACATAATCACTTGCTTGTTAAGTGGGAGTCAGAATGGAGCTCCATTTCGTGTGGCTCTGATTAAGCCCCAAAAGAGTTTAAAATGTTCtagttggctttttttttttttttttttgcaagatgcGAACACTGACTAGTTTTTAGAACTGTTCATAATCCCCCCAAGAATTAATAAATCAAGTACGTCAAAATAAATTTCAGCTGTTCTAGTCTGCCTTCCCTGGCATTCGGTTTCTTTCCAGCAAAAGCCTCAAGCTTTTGTGCTAACACTGACAACTCTTTTAATCTGTTCTTAATGCTCTCTACCTTCACTAAGGCTTTTTTTCTCGCTACAGAAAATCCTCCCCAAAGCACCATGCTGCTGCCACCACCACATTTTACTGTAGGCATTGTGTATGCACCAAACCAGAATTCATAATAAAAAGTTTCAGCGGTATCATTACATTGCAAATATCTATCTAATGAGGCGTACAAAAGAGAAAAGGTCATTGGAAGGGAGGGTTAGGGGAACAGACCAACAGAACCAGCAAACAACTTCACAGACCGAATCATACAGGACTGACCGACAGAGACAAGAAGACATCAAACGTGAAGACATCAACGACCCGACAGGAGTGAGggtcagacaggacttaaatacacgacaggtaacaagaggcaggtgactgattGCACTGATTGTGAGGTAACACAAGAGGGGAGGGGCAACGCCAACGGAAACCATGGTAACCGAGACATAATAAAGCAACCGAGTCGTGACAATCTTCCTCCCAGCGGTTTCTTGCGTGTACTGTGAATCAACCAATGTGTGTAGCACGTGAGCTTGCATGCGTGTGCATGTACTACATACAGGATCTTGAGTCCCACACTGGAGACATGATGGATACAAACAACAAACCACTCACATATTCGTATTGACCACTCTGCAGCTGTTTTACAAGCCACAAGGAGCTCCTGTGGGCCATTTAACTTCCCTCAACGTGCAGCGCATACGCAGTCATTTGCATGTCCTCTGAAATCTTCAGTCTCTTGTCATATTGCAAAACCACATTTTGACAGCCCATTTACCCCCAAGCAGCATGACCATAAAATGCAGTGCTTAATCTCCTATGGGTGGTTTTGAGATTGATCTGGCCACTATgagattagcttttttttttttttttaaaccagcccAGAACGAGAAAAACATTTCTTAAAGAGTCTCATCTAGGTGATCTTAGTGTGAACGGTCAAGAGCTTTGTCAGATAAGGACCATTTCACCAGGATGAAGAGTCCTAGGTTATTTTATGCGAGTGGAACGTATCATAAACTTATCATGCGCTTAATGTGTCGTCATCCATGGTTGCAGCAAATCCGCCTTGCATGTGAGCAAGTTGTCACAGATTAGACCCCCGCTGAGGAAGCAGCAAGGATTACTGTCACATTTAGCGTGCAGTGACACACGTCTTAATGAATCTGTAAAGGAAGTTAATTATTGAGGTGCTTCCCACACACAAGGTCATCTTATTTCATAAGAAGGCCTCACTCTTATCTGAGTCCATGTCTGCTCGTTGTCAGGAGCAGTCTCATGCGGCCAATTACACTGGCACTGTACTTTCGAAATTCTAAAACCACATGCAGAGGGCCTTGAGATATGAGTGATGCCACTTACAAGTTTTTCTTGATACAATTTTTTGCTTTGACAAACATTTGAGATGCAAATGGCGGTGAACTTGACTCACTTCACAATAAGCAGCTGTTTGGGCGATAGTGAACAAAAACATGTTCTCTTTTTAAAACAACCATTTCACTTTAGATAAATTTCTTTAGGTTAATGCTTATTAACATGATTAGAATGTGTGATTACATTTTTTGGGAGGGAAAGAATAGACGATTACTACATTTTTATCATGCATAACTGAGGGTTTAGTATTTTATTTGGCCAGAAGCTGAGCTGCACTGTGTTTGTTTACGGACTTTGCATTTAGCTAGCATTAGGTAGCATTAGGTCGATAAGACTTTTTGTCTTTTACTTAGTGTGTTGGAATCCCATCATTTTACACAATGGCTTCAGCATCATCATTTTGATGGTTAATTTTCAGCCAAAGTCAcaagggccacatagaatgaagtGGAAGCTCGGCTCTGGCCCGCACGCCTTAGGTTTGACACTTATCCAATATGACCTTTGCACCTCATTAGACAGCACGCAATCAGCTGTCCCAATAAAGGCGTGTTTTTCGTGCCGCAAAGGACAGCAGCATCATGCCTAGCGGTTATCTTGCGCATAGCCTTTGGAGCTTTTTCGAGAAGAATATTCTAAACATGATTTCCAATTTCAATGCAGTTTTTTGGAAGTTTGCCAGAAAACGTAAGCTTCTGTATTCTCACCATCCACCGTTTACCATCAGTGTGCGTCAAACACTCTTAACACATCAAACCAAAGGATTAGGTGCACCATGACGAAAGACATTAAATATCAATTACCCCGCTCTGGATAATCCCCCAGGCGGTgtgttttggtgcaattttagaCACGGGAGTGGAAGTGTGATTTCATGGGTAGGATTTAGAAAACGTGGATAATACAAGAGCGTGTCTGCCTCACTCCTAAGTGCTGATTTGTTTCTGCAGTAAAAGTACAGAAGAGCAGTCATCATCACTGGGACCAAAGCAGCAACTTCTGCTTACCTCCTCACGGCAGCCTCGGCAAGACATGGAGCAGCCCGAGCCACCCGCACAATCAGCAGGACCACTGCAAATGTAAGTGATCGTTTGTGACAGCCTCGCTGGTGGCAAGACGTCATCGAAGGAGCCCATTCTTCAACACCTTCGATAAATCTTTGCAACCTTGACAACCACATACCTTTTTAGATCACCTGCGTGAATGAAAGTAAGGTTGTGTTTTGCTATGGATTTTTTTCCTATCCCCAGCATCAGGAGCTTATCTAATTCCTTTAATTGGTCTTAAAATACagtgtattttatttaaaataaataatcaatccATTGAACAATTAAGtgctcttccactagatggcacaaGGTACAACTAGGCTTAATCCAGGGGGTGAGCAATTCTGCAACCCGCTGCAGTGGTTAGAAAGTGTGGTACCACTTCAATCGTGAGAATTGACGATTAATGTTCATTATGCACTGGTACAGAGCACTAGAGGTATGCTGGagtcttttttttggttttttttagagtggtttgtttttaaacatttgGGTAAAGTGATTAAATGAGCCGCCTTCTATTTTTCGATTGTAAAAGGTCGCTTTAATAAAGATTGGGGAAAGTCAGCTCTATCCGAGGCTGTCGATAAGTAGAGTGCAATGTCTCATGTCTGCAGCTCTGGTGAGTGGTGGCTTCTCCCCTTCCTCCACAGCCACCTCAGGCTTCAGCAGTCAGGGGAGCAGCACGCTGCCCTGCCCCATGGTGCCCACCGCACCCACCAGTCCTCGGATCTCGACTGGCAAGAGGCGGAACAGAAAGAAGGACCACAAGAGCTCATGTATGACAAATTGGATGGGTTGGTGggttgggagggagggagggagggagggagggatgttcAGGTAGGTtggctgttttatttctatagtTTAGCTTCCTTTAAAAGGCTTTGGTTCTGGTTTCTTCCTGCCAGTGTCTCACACTGTAAATCTAAAAATCGACTTGACACTTCTGAATGACTCATTTTGTTTCTGTCACCCTGCGTGTGTGGTAGACTAGTACATGCCTGTTTTTATTTCACACCAGTTCCTCATATTGCATTTCTATGTCATGTCTCCACtaacttcccccccccccatgatgTCCCCTCTCTCAGTGTCGCTGGCATCCAGTTCTGTAGGCCCTGGGGGCCAAGTTTTTCATGTGGAAGTGAGCGAGGTCATCCTGAGGGGGGATCCGCTTACAGGTTTTGGGATCCAGCTGCAAGGGGGTGTCTTTGCTACAGAAACTCTTTCTGCTCCACCCATCATCCGCTTCATTGAACCAGACAGCCCGGCTGAGAGGTAAAGCACAGACACCAAATACGAAGCACAATTCATACAGTATAGGGAGTCACCTTGAACTTGGAGAGCTAATCATTCAGCCAGGCAATGACACATCAAGCAGGCTAATTTTAGCCACATGAGTATTTGGTTTGAAGGCAGACACATTAGAGATGCATCACGCTGATAGAAATGAGGCCGACAGACAAATAACTCAACATTATCTTTCACTTTGTTCCTCTTCCAAACAAGGTTTTTCATAAGCATCAAGGGGCAAATGTACTTATTAATGACAATGTTGAAAGATAAGATAAAGATACACAGACTGGCTATCAAACAGGATCAGTGTCTGTAGTAAAgtaaaaagaaaagtaaaaaacaGTGGGTGCACAAGTGGACAGACATAACTCAAAGGCATATTTTGTACCcattgtgaaaaaaataatataactaCAATTTGCCAGTCGTGCAAATATGTTATACTGCCTCCAGGTGGCCAGGTTTTGCACACTTGAAGGAGTAGCACAGGTCATTAAATTGAagtaaaaaatcaaaatcaaacaaGTGCCCAAACTGTTAAATTCTTTCAAATCTGTTGAATTGTCATTTATGCATATTTTTATAAAGTACAATGTCACAGAGTGCTATTTTCCACATTCTAAATGTCATTTCACAAATTGCATTTTTGGTGGGGGGCTCGGGGGTTTACACATTGTCAGTTCCATGCATCTCAATGGGGAAAGATGCTTATAAAAGTGGATGCACATTCAAAaaaaccaacattttttttttgggctgtttGTTTAAAATTGACCTTGCCAACTCAAATGTGTTCATGTCTCCTGTTACGTGCCTTTTTGGTGTGGCCCGCTGTCCTGTGAGGTAATAATGGCATTGCAAAGGGTCAACCCCCCTGTGTGGCACAATTTAAATCAAGCGGTAGTGGAACAGTTGTTCAGTCCGGGGGATTCTGCCCCCACTGGGATGTAAGCACCTAAGCTTCCATGCAAAGCATAGTCTGCCGCGGGGATGTTGGTCAATTAACATTTTATGACAGGACTTCATTTCATAGGCGTGACGTAATCTCCAAGGATAAGCTAAAGTCTACTGGCTATCCAAAATTGATGACAAGGTGTGATGACGCCTGTAGAGATGAGGTATATTCTAGTGAGAACCAGTACAGCTGTAgccctaaaaaatatatattattgggGTTGTTGCATGTTATTGTGCTTTTTTGTGCAGGTGTGGCTTGATACAGGTTGGAGATAGACTCTTAACCATTAATGGTATCCCTACTGAAGATGGCACTTTGGAGGAGGCCCATCAGCTGCTCAGAGACTCCGCTCTGGCCAATAAGGTTACAGTGGAGATTGAATTTGATGTCGCAGGTACAATTTATTATAAATATCCATACAAGGACTGTGCAGCCACTTACGTTTTGTTCTGTTCATTAGAGTCGGTGGTTCCGAGCAGCGGCACCTTCCATGTCAAACTACCCAAGCGAAGAGGAATGGAGATGGGTATCACCATCAGTGGTGAGTGTTTGGTATAAATCTGTCCAGCAGGGTACAGTATTGTGTTGATCACGACAGCCACTCTGTGAACAAAATCTGATGACATCTCATTCATTCCCTTTCtccgtgtttttgtttttttctgaaaacCAGCAAGTAAGAAGCCTGGCAAGCCACTCATCATCTCTGACATTAGAAAAGGAAGCATAGCACacaggtatgtcatttgtcaCACACATGACTGCTTCATCAACAATCTCTCTCTGCgtgggattaaaaaaacaaaatctgcaTGGCAAATCTAATAAATCATAATTGGATTGTTCAGTGGCGCAGTGGAAGTATGTTTGAGAAGGGCTCAGTGATGCTTAGAGCTAAGGGTGAGGTTGGGGTCACCCCTAATGATCCCGATGAGATCGTAATAGGATTGACATAATGAGTCAAGAGCGGCTCCCCTGGTTCCAAGTAATAGCTTTGGTCCCTTTGACACTTGCAGGACGGGCACTCTGGAGCCCGGAGACAGGTTGCTGGCTATAGACAGTGTGCGTCTTGAAGACTGCACCATAGAGGACGCCATGCACGTCCTGGATCAGGCCGAAGACATGGTCAAGCTCCGAATACAGAAGGATGAGGACAACATTGGTAAGGGTGTGCATCTTGAATATAAGCAGTAGTGTTTGCCAACTTTGGTTGAGCAAAGGCACTTATTGCAAAAGTAGAATAAAATCCCATGACATACCAGCACTGAAAAAAACCATCTCACAAATTCACAGTCCATAATCTGGCTCGTTAAAATTGAACACAAGTCTTATTCTCCAGATGAGCTGGAGATGTCTGGTTCCATCATCTACACTGTGGAGCTGAAGAGATATAATGGACCTCTGGGGATCACCATTTCAGGCACGGAGGAGCCTTTTGATCCTATCGTCATTTCGGGTCTAACCAAAAAAGGCCTGGCtgagaggtgagatgtgggcagcAGGAGAGGTCACAAATGAAACCAAGGCTGGCATTTGATTCCGAAGAGACGCTACTGCCCCCTGTGTAAATGTTTTCAGTTGAATA is a window from the Syngnathus scovelli strain Florida chromosome 2, RoL_Ssco_1.2, whole genome shotgun sequence genome containing:
- the LOC125989083 gene encoding glutamate receptor-interacting protein 2 isoform X2, yielding MNMSTRLIFGKSHLTPKQVSFGFSQSDLLRRNGHSAGGKRRMFSFSLRCRLGIVRARTKDEGPYAKGNKQSGVSDQSHFSQRPSLSEECRGVTTVDLMKREGSSLGLTISGGSDKDGKPRVSNLRPGGLAARSDQLNVGDHIKSVNGINLSKLRHDEIISLLKNIGERVVLEVEYELPPLLQTPPGVISKTTEVCLLKEGNSFGFVMRGGFHEDWRKSRPLVVTHVRAGGPADREGTVKAGDRILSIDGMPLNREKHADALTTLMQSSQEALFLIEYDISVMEAVQQASGPLLVEIVKGVSSSLGLSLTTSIYRNKQVIIIDKIKAASVAERCGALHPGDALLTIDGTSTEHCSLMEALQLLGNATEVVKLEILPSSQSRLPVRPQDTVKVQKSSHHHWDQSSNFCLPPHGSLGKTWSSPSHPHNQQDHCKSTSGFSSQGSSTLPCPMVPTAPTSPRISTGKRRNRKKDHKSSLSLASSSVGPGGQVFHVEVSEVILRGDPLTGFGIQLQGGVFATETLSAPPIIRFIEPDSPAERCGLIQVGDRLLTINGIPTEDGTLEEAHQLLRDSALANKVTVEIEFDVAESVVPSSGTFHVKLPKRRGMEMGITISASKKPGKPLIISDIRKGSIAHRTGTLEPGDRLLAIDSVRLEDCTIEDAMHVLDQAEDMVKLRIQKDEDNIDELEMSGSIIYTVELKRYNGPLGITISGTEEPFDPIVISGLTKKGLAERTGAIHIGDRVLAINGVSLKGKTLSEAIHLLQMAGESVTLKIKKQVDRVSASPRSHEYDARRVLDRETGFLSDLEDELMDAQRITKPSEMYSATVPSIDSAMSSWDGSGCDPGYNSQGTYLHKDMLLNANDWRRTKYRSPVGSSSTGLMQHSGFYDGRLTEDDWDKMPGFISPPHCHGTLNQDDSFWSQALQDLETCGQSEILRELEASMTSSAFSLYLEETKTDEDSMFLSEISPIKQAEPKVAPKNSSNLNILSGCGRGSNSLSSTTLALHKVTIRKDPESRDFGFSVSDGLVEKGVFVNMIRPKGPADQAGLKPYDRILQVNRVRTRDLDCCLTVPLIMEAGGSLDLVISRNPMETSNTKGLPGDRNNPSISLLCFSEHCTNSIAL
- the LOC125989083 gene encoding glutamate receptor-interacting protein 2 isoform X4, whose protein sequence is MNMSTRLIFGKSHLTPKQVSFGFSQSDLLRRNGHSAGGKRRMFSFSLRCRLGIVRARTKDEGPYAKGNKQSGVSDQSHFSQRPSLSEECRGVTTVDLMKREGSSLGLTISGGSDKDGKPRVSNLRPGGLAARSDQLNVGDHIKSVNGINLSKLRHDEIISLLKNIGERVVLEVEYELPPLLQTPPGVISKTTEVCLLKEGNSFGFVMRGGFHEDWRKSRPLVVTHVRAGGPADREGTVKAGDRILSIDGMPLNREKHADALTTLMQSSQEALFLIEYDISVMEAVQQASGPLLVEIVKGVSSSLGLSLTTSIYRNKQVIIIDKIKAASVAERCGALHPGDALLTIDGTSTEHCSLMEALQLLGNATEVVKLEILPSSQSRLPVRPQDTVKVQKSSHHHWDQSSNFCLPPHGSLGKTWSSPSHPHNQQDHCKSLVSGGFSPSSTATSGFSSQGSSTLPCPMVPTAPTSPRISTGKRRNRKKDHKSSLSLASSSVGPGGQVFHVEVSEVILRGDPLTGFGIQLQGGVFATETLSAPPIIRFIEPDSPAERCGLIQVGDRLLTINGIPTEDGTLEEAHQLLRDSALANKVTVEIEFDVAESVVPSSGTFHVKLPKRRGMEMGITISASKKPGKPLIISDIRKGSIAHRTGTLEPGDRLLAIDSVRLEDCTIEDAMHVLDQAEDMVKLRIQKDEDNIDELEMSGSIIYTVELKRYNGPLGITISGTEEPFDPIVISGLTKKGLAERTGAIHIGDRVLAINGVSLKGKTLSEAIHLLQMAGESVTLKIKKQVDRVSASPRSHEYDARRVLDRETGFLSDLEDELMDAQRITKPSEMYSATVPSIDSAMSSWDGSGCDPGYNSQGTYLHKDMLLNANDWRRTKYRSPVGSSSTGLMQHSGFYDGRLTEDDWDKMPGYSLSDLLY
- the LOC125989083 gene encoding glutamate receptor-interacting protein 2 isoform X1, which gives rise to MNMSTRLIFGKSHLTPKQVSFGFSQSDLLRRNGHSAGGKRRMFSFSLRCRLGIVRARTKDEGPYAKGNKQSGVSDQSHFSQRPSLSEECRGVTTVDLMKREGSSLGLTISGGSDKDGKPRVSNLRPGGLAARSDQLNVGDHIKSVNGINLSKLRHDEIISLLKNIGERVVLEVEYELPPLLQTPPGVISKTTEVCLLKEGNSFGFVMRGGFHEDWRKSRPLVVTHVRAGGPADREGTVKAGDRILSIDGMPLNREKHADALTTLMQSSQEALFLIEYDISVMEAVQQASGPLLVEIVKGVSSSLGLSLTTSIYRNKQVIIIDKIKAASVAERCGALHPGDALLTIDGTSTEHCSLMEALQLLGNATEVVKLEILPSSQSRLPVRPQDTVKVQKSSHHHWDQSSNFCLPPHGSLGKTWSSPSHPHNQQDHCKSLVSGGFSPSSTATSGFSSQGSSTLPCPMVPTAPTSPRISTGKRRNRKKDHKSSLSLASSSVGPGGQVFHVEVSEVILRGDPLTGFGIQLQGGVFATETLSAPPIIRFIEPDSPAERCGLIQVGDRLLTINGIPTEDGTLEEAHQLLRDSALANKVTVEIEFDVAESVVPSSGTFHVKLPKRRGMEMGITISASKKPGKPLIISDIRKGSIAHRTGTLEPGDRLLAIDSVRLEDCTIEDAMHVLDQAEDMVKLRIQKDEDNIDELEMSGSIIYTVELKRYNGPLGITISGTEEPFDPIVISGLTKKGLAERTGAIHIGDRVLAINGVSLKGKTLSEAIHLLQMAGESVTLKIKKQVDRVSASPRSHEYDARRVLDRETGFLSDLEDELMDAQRITKPSEMYSATVPSIDSAMSSWDGSGCDPGYNSQGTYLHKDMLLNANDWRRTKYRSPVGSSSTGLMQHSGFYDGRLTEDDWDKMPGFISPPHCHGTLNQDDSFWSQALQDLETCGQSEILRELEASMTSSAFSLYLEETKTDEDSMFLSEISPIKQAEPKVAPKNSSNLNILSGCGRGSNSLSSTTLALHKVTIRKDPESRDFGFSVSDGLVEKGVFVNMIRPKGPADQAGLKPYDRILQVNRVRTRDLDCCLTVPLIMEAGGSLDLVISRNPMETSNTKGLPGDRNNPSISLLCFSEHCTNSIAL
- the LOC125989083 gene encoding glutamate receptor-interacting protein 2 isoform X3, producing the protein MLCGLRRDSKNDEGPYAKGNKQSGVSDQSHFSQRPSLSEECRGVTTVDLMKREGSSLGLTISGGSDKDGKPRVSNLRPGGLAARSDQLNVGDHIKSVNGINLSKLRHDEIISLLKNIGERVVLEVEYELPPLLQTPPGVISKTTEVCLLKEGNSFGFVMRGGFHEDWRKSRPLVVTHVRAGGPADREGTVKAGDRILSIDGMPLNREKHADALTTLMQSSQEALFLIEYDISVMEAVQQASGPLLVEIVKGVSSSLGLSLTTSIYRNKQVIIIDKIKAASVAERCGALHPGDALLTIDGTSTEHCSLMEALQLLGNATEVVKLEILPSSQSRLPVRPQDTVKVQKSSHHHWDQSSNFCLPPHGSLGKTWSSPSHPHNQQDHCKSLVSGGFSPSSTATSGFSSQGSSTLPCPMVPTAPTSPRISTGKRRNRKKDHKSSLSLASSSVGPGGQVFHVEVSEVILRGDPLTGFGIQLQGGVFATETLSAPPIIRFIEPDSPAERCGLIQVGDRLLTINGIPTEDGTLEEAHQLLRDSALANKVTVEIEFDVAESVVPSSGTFHVKLPKRRGMEMGITISASKKPGKPLIISDIRKGSIAHRTGTLEPGDRLLAIDSVRLEDCTIEDAMHVLDQAEDMVKLRIQKDEDNIDELEMSGSIIYTVELKRYNGPLGITISGTEEPFDPIVISGLTKKGLAERTGAIHIGDRVLAINGVSLKGKTLSEAIHLLQMAGESVTLKIKKQVDRVSASPRSHEYDARRVLDRETGFLSDLEDELMDAQRITKPSEMYSATVPSIDSAMSSWDGSGCDPGYNSQGTYLHKDMLLNANDWRRTKYRSPVGSSSTGLMQHSGFYDGRLTEDDWDKMPGFISPPHCHGTLNQDDSFWSQALQDLETCGQSEILRELEASMTSSAFSLYLEETKTDEDSMFLSEISPIKQAEPKVAPKNSSNLNILSGCGRGSNSLSSTTLALHKVTIRKDPESRDFGFSVSDGLVEKGVFVNMIRPKGPADQAGLKPYDRILQVNRVRTRDLDCCLTVPLIMEAGGSLDLVISRNPMETSNTKGLPGDRNNPSISLLCFSEHCTNSIAL